The proteins below are encoded in one region of Haloterrigena turkmenica DSM 5511:
- a CDS encoding VOC family protein produces MTADPIIPKTARIGRTSLVVADLDAMVDFYRGVVGLSVRRRTKTEATLGTSETPLLVLTEDETAASRHREQAGLFHNAFEVPSRAALGAALDRIREHWELDGASDHYVSEALYLTDPEDNGVEIYTDRPREEWPRASGGTVQIGTVSLDLADIAAQSNGKTTVPSGTTVGHVHLEASSIRTAREFYAETLGLRVQTEARSALFLAAGDYHHHLGVNTWNGRSQPAGGRGLAWFEFVVPDDETLATVRRRLEDADIAATDRGDSLEVTDPDEISIRIRTV; encoded by the coding sequence ATGACCGCCGATCCGATCATTCCGAAGACGGCACGAATCGGGCGGACTTCGCTTGTCGTGGCCGATCTCGACGCGATGGTCGATTTCTATCGAGGCGTCGTTGGGCTCTCGGTTCGCAGGCGAACGAAAACGGAGGCGACGCTCGGAACTAGCGAGACGCCGTTACTCGTGTTGACAGAGGACGAGACTGCAGCGTCCCGGCATCGAGAGCAGGCGGGACTGTTCCACAACGCGTTCGAGGTCCCATCACGCGCTGCGTTAGGTGCAGCGCTCGACCGAATACGCGAGCACTGGGAGTTAGACGGCGCGTCCGATCATTACGTCAGCGAAGCGCTGTATCTCACTGATCCAGAGGACAACGGAGTCGAGATATACACAGACCGACCGCGAGAGGAGTGGCCGCGTGCGTCCGGCGGCACGGTTCAGATCGGAACGGTTTCGCTGGATCTTGCCGATATCGCCGCGCAATCGAACGGGAAGACGACCGTTCCCTCCGGAACGACGGTCGGACACGTTCACCTAGAAGCGTCCTCGATCCGAACGGCACGCGAGTTCTACGCCGAAACGCTCGGGCTCCGCGTGCAGACAGAAGCGCGTTCGGCGCTGTTTCTCGCGGCCGGGGACTACCACCATCACCTCGGCGTGAATACGTGGAACGGGCGGTCCCAGCCGGCGGGCGGCCGCGGATTGGCATGGTTCGAGTTCGTCGTCCCGGACGACGAGACGCTCGCGACGGTTCGGCGACGACTCGAGGACGCCGATATCGCGGCCACCGACCGTGGCGACTCCCTCGAGGTCACCGACCCGGACGAGATTTCGATTCGGATTCGGACGGTTTAG
- a CDS encoding glycoside hydrolase family 2 protein produces MHLLSYPRESVSLDGTWQAIPDQYEMYDGYFEDFVDDDDDDNPAGFSPKSIYELGASEQEGMPVDFNVHDGYSVDVPASWGEEITEFRHYEGWVWFAKTFDWDADTAGDSSHLKFGAVNYRAEVWLNGERLGEHEGGFTPFSFDVTDELVDGENLLIVKVDNKRYDDGIPNASTDWFNFGGINRSVEVVSVPETYVRNYKLETELSEDSVDLQLDAWVENAVDDTEVTASFPKLDVSIELTADDDGVFTGEATLSRDDVTLWSPSDPQLYTVRVAADDDTIEDEVGLREVDVVDGDLLLNGEEIWLRGIALHEESAGKGRALNLEDVEERFEWITELGCNYARLAHYPHTEAMARKADEEGLILWEEIPAYWHINFGDEEIQELYRQQLRELIQRDWNRASVALWSIANETDHKDDTRNEVLPEMADYVRELDDTRLVTAACFVDETDDGIVLKDPLQEHLDVVGINQYYGWYYGDADDMEQFQENPDGTPVLISETGGGAKWGHHGDEDERWTEEFQAAIYRGQTDAIDGNDQIAGMAPWILFDFRAPMRQNDHQRGYNRKGLVDQHGRKKQAFHVLRGFYQEKRS; encoded by the coding sequence ATGCATTTGTTATCGTACCCACGGGAGTCCGTCTCGCTCGACGGAACGTGGCAAGCGATCCCCGACCAGTATGAGATGTACGACGGCTACTTCGAAGATTTCGTCGATGACGACGACGACGATAACCCTGCCGGATTTTCACCCAAATCGATCTACGAACTCGGCGCCTCCGAGCAAGAGGGGATGCCGGTCGATTTCAACGTCCACGACGGCTATTCCGTCGATGTCCCGGCGAGCTGGGGAGAAGAGATCACCGAGTTCCGCCATTACGAGGGCTGGGTCTGGTTCGCGAAGACGTTCGACTGGGACGCCGATACGGCCGGCGATAGCTCACACCTCAAATTCGGTGCAGTCAATTACAGAGCGGAAGTCTGGCTCAACGGCGAACGACTGGGCGAACACGAAGGGGGGTTCACGCCGTTCAGTTTCGACGTCACCGACGAGCTGGTCGACGGAGAGAACCTGCTAATCGTCAAAGTCGACAACAAGCGCTACGACGACGGGATCCCCAACGCCAGCACCGACTGGTTCAACTTCGGCGGGATCAACCGGTCGGTCGAGGTCGTCTCGGTGCCGGAGACATACGTTCGCAACTACAAGCTCGAGACGGAGCTGTCCGAAGACAGCGTCGACCTCCAGCTCGACGCGTGGGTCGAAAACGCCGTCGACGATACCGAAGTGACGGCCTCGTTCCCCAAACTGGACGTATCGATAGAGCTAACCGCTGACGATGACGGGGTTTTCACCGGGGAAGCAACGCTCTCTCGAGATGACGTCACCCTGTGGAGCCCCTCGGATCCGCAGCTGTACACCGTTCGAGTCGCAGCCGACGACGATACGATCGAGGACGAGGTCGGGCTTCGCGAAGTCGACGTCGTCGACGGCGATCTGCTACTCAACGGCGAGGAGATCTGGCTCAGGGGGATCGCGCTGCACGAGGAGTCCGCCGGAAAGGGGCGTGCGCTCAACCTCGAGGACGTCGAAGAGCGGTTCGAGTGGATCACGGAGCTCGGCTGTAACTACGCCCGGCTCGCGCACTACCCGCACACCGAAGCGATGGCGCGGAAAGCCGACGAGGAGGGGCTCATCCTCTGGGAAGAGATCCCGGCCTACTGGCACATCAACTTCGGTGACGAGGAGATCCAGGAGCTGTACCGTCAGCAGCTCCGAGAGCTGATCCAGCGCGACTGGAACCGGGCGTCGGTCGCCCTCTGGTCGATCGCCAACGAAACCGACCACAAGGACGATACCCGAAACGAAGTGCTCCCGGAGATGGCCGACTACGTCCGCGAACTAGACGACACCCGGCTCGTCACCGCCGCGTGCTTCGTCGACGAAACCGATGATGGAATCGTTCTCAAGGATCCGCTGCAAGAGCACCTCGACGTGGTCGGGATCAACCAGTACTACGGCTGGTACTACGGCGACGCCGACGACATGGAGCAGTTCCAGGAGAACCCCGATGGGACGCCGGTCCTGATCTCCGAGACCGGTGGAGGTGCGAAGTGGGGCCACCACGGTGACGAGGACGAGCGCTGGACCGAGGAGTTCCAGGCCGCGATCTATCGCGGACAAACGGATGCGATCGACGGAAACGATCAGATCGCCGGGATGGCTCCGTGGATCCTCTTCGACTTCCGGGCTCCGATGCGGCAGAACGACCACCAGCGCGGCTACAATCGCAAGGGTCTCGTTGATCAACACGGCCGCAAGAAGCAGGCGTTCCACGTACTCCGGGGGTTCTATCAGGAAAAACGGTCCTAA
- the xacF gene encoding 2,5-dioxovalerate dehydrogenase, protein MASSYENFVNGQWVESETNATFEVRNPARTDELVGEYQDSSLADVEAAVEAAADAQDDWAGTPGPERGDLLKRAGTLLEQRKDETTEALVREEGKTRAEAAGEVQRAIDIFAYYGQKTRDLGGTVKSASGRNTELTTRQEPLGTVALVTPWNYPIAIPAWKLAPALAAGNTAVVKPASEAPGMARVLFECLEEAGLPDGVANLVTGSGSDVGRPLVEHQAIDGVSFTGSTAVGTQVAQTVTDDLKRVQCEMGGKNPTVVMPSADVNEAVEIVGQGAFGTTGQSCTAASRAIVHDQIYDEFVDTMVEYAESVDIGPGLDDPDMGPHVSESELQSTLEYVEIGRDEGATLETGGERLTDGEYADGYYVEPAVFSDVDNEMRIAQEEIFGPVLAVIRADDFEDALSLANDVDYGLSASIVTQDTTEANEFLDRIEAGVAKVNEKTTGLELHVPFGGYKNSSTNTYREQGDAGLDFFTTTKTIYRNY, encoded by the coding sequence ATGGCAAGCAGCTACGAGAACTTCGTAAACGGACAGTGGGTCGAATCTGAGACGAATGCAACCTTCGAGGTTAGAAATCCGGCACGGACCGACGAATTGGTCGGCGAATACCAGGACTCGAGTCTGGCAGACGTCGAGGCCGCCGTCGAGGCGGCCGCCGACGCACAGGACGACTGGGCCGGCACGCCGGGCCCGGAACGGGGCGACCTCCTCAAGCGAGCGGGAACGCTTCTCGAGCAGCGCAAAGACGAGACGACCGAGGCGCTCGTCCGTGAAGAGGGGAAAACGCGCGCCGAGGCAGCCGGCGAGGTTCAGCGTGCAATCGACATTTTCGCGTACTACGGACAGAAGACACGCGATCTCGGGGGGACCGTCAAATCTGCAAGCGGCCGCAACACGGAACTCACGACCAGACAGGAGCCGCTCGGAACGGTCGCATTAGTGACCCCGTGGAACTACCCGATCGCGATTCCGGCATGGAAGCTCGCGCCGGCGCTGGCCGCCGGAAACACGGCGGTCGTCAAGCCCGCTTCGGAGGCCCCTGGCATGGCACGGGTTCTGTTCGAGTGTCTCGAGGAGGCAGGGCTCCCCGACGGCGTGGCGAATTTGGTCACGGGATCGGGGAGCGACGTCGGCAGGCCGCTCGTCGAACACCAGGCGATCGACGGCGTCTCGTTCACGGGGAGTACGGCCGTCGGGACGCAGGTCGCACAGACGGTGACCGACGACCTCAAACGCGTCCAGTGTGAGATGGGCGGGAAGAACCCGACGGTCGTGATGCCGAGCGCCGACGTCAACGAGGCGGTGGAGATCGTCGGCCAGGGTGCGTTCGGAACGACAGGCCAGTCCTGTACGGCCGCCTCTCGAGCGATCGTCCACGACCAGATTTACGACGAGTTCGTCGACACAATGGTCGAGTACGCCGAATCTGTGGACATCGGTCCCGGACTCGACGACCCTGATATGGGGCCCCATGTTTCCGAGTCGGAACTCCAGTCGACGCTCGAGTACGTCGAGATCGGCCGAGACGAGGGCGCGACACTCGAAACCGGCGGGGAACGCCTCACGGACGGGGAGTACGCGGATGGCTACTACGTGGAACCCGCCGTCTTCTCGGACGTCGACAACGAGATGCGGATCGCACAGGAGGAGATCTTCGGACCGGTACTGGCGGTCATTCGCGCCGACGACTTCGAGGACGCGCTGTCGCTTGCGAACGACGTCGACTACGGGCTTTCGGCGAGCATCGTGACGCAGGATACGACCGAAGCCAACGAGTTCCTCGATCGCATCGAAGCGGGCGTCGCCAAAGTCAACGAAAAGACGACCGGGCTGGAATTACACGTCCCCTTCGGCGGCTACAAGAATTCCTCCACGAACACGTACCGAGAACAAGGCGACGCCGGATTGGACTTCTTCACGACGACGAAGACGATCTACCGTAACTACTAA
- a CDS encoding mannonate dehydratase, whose amino-acid sequence MSQRKTLETDEEQLPLRTGLRTRTLSDERLQFCRQIGVSDIFLDHRDPRGDVFADEGSHDDETITIDEGVVPSVSELVQARRRAEDAGLRLMGVQSLSYNVYGKIMLGKEGKETQLETIKELIRNIGQANIPILGYQWNPRGVVPMRTSQSARVRGGARGREFDIDDIDQPYERAPGVEREYTEEELWDNYEQFLEEVLPVAEEAGVQLALHPADPPTVEQLGGIPRLFRNREAFERAMELVPSDNHGLKLCLGCFSEMPETDVTDVIEHFGRNDDIVFVHFRDVLGTWPRFTETFLDDEESNYNALTAIKALRDVGFDGVMVPDHVPEIVGDTEWGHRSRAQAVAYLNGLLSCSDADST is encoded by the coding sequence ATGAGTCAACGTAAGACGCTCGAGACTGACGAAGAGCAACTCCCACTCCGGACCGGATTGCGAACGAGAACGCTCTCCGACGAGCGGCTCCAGTTCTGTCGACAGATCGGCGTATCCGACATCTTCTTGGATCACCGGGATCCGCGGGGAGACGTCTTTGCCGACGAGGGAAGTCACGACGACGAAACGATCACGATCGACGAAGGCGTCGTCCCCTCGGTTTCCGAACTGGTGCAAGCTCGTCGACGCGCCGAGGACGCCGGACTCCGTCTCATGGGGGTTCAGTCACTGAGCTACAACGTCTACGGGAAGATCATGCTCGGGAAAGAGGGCAAGGAGACTCAGCTCGAGACGATCAAGGAGCTGATCCGTAACATCGGGCAGGCGAACATTCCGATCCTGGGCTACCAGTGGAATCCCCGCGGCGTCGTCCCGATGCGGACCTCCCAGTCGGCCCGAGTCCGCGGTGGCGCTCGCGGCCGCGAGTTCGACATCGACGATATCGACCAGCCGTACGAACGCGCCCCCGGTGTGGAGCGAGAATACACCGAGGAGGAGCTCTGGGACAACTACGAGCAGTTCCTCGAGGAGGTGCTCCCGGTCGCCGAAGAAGCCGGCGTGCAGTTGGCTCTTCACCCGGCGGATCCGCCGACGGTCGAACAACTCGGCGGCATTCCCCGCCTGTTCCGCAACAGGGAAGCGTTCGAACGGGCGATGGAACTCGTTCCGAGCGACAACCACGGCCTCAAACTGTGTCTCGGTTGCTTTTCGGAAATGCCCGAGACGGACGTCACGGACGTGATCGAACACTTCGGTCGAAACGACGACATCGTCTTCGTCCACTTCCGCGACGTGCTCGGCACGTGGCCGCGGTTCACCGAGACCTTCCTCGACGATGAGGAGAGCAATTACAATGCGTTAACCGCGATCAAGGCGCTTCGCGACGTCGGTTTCGACGGTGTGATGGTTCCAGACCACGTTCCCGAGATCGTCGGCGATACCGAATGGGGGCACCGATCGCGAGCACAGGCCGTGGCGTACCTCAACGGTTTGCTCTCCTGTTCGGACGCCGACTCGACGTAG
- a CDS encoding universal stress protein, with protein sequence MPVETVLLPVSDSDEDRIHHLVDAVLETAAPVDATVVVGHAIPKNTGDITPAVTPITGGGYPQLLSKSEYDDLLEEHSPDEIAAEHDTVQSVIDRLEAADVDYDIRGAVGDPGEAFLDLADAIDANRIVVGGRHRSPADKAIFGSVAQTLILDASCPVTFVQNDD encoded by the coding sequence ATGCCAGTTGAGACAGTTTTGCTTCCCGTCAGCGACTCGGACGAGGACCGGATACACCACCTCGTCGATGCCGTCTTGGAAACCGCCGCTCCAGTCGATGCCACCGTCGTGGTCGGTCACGCTATCCCGAAGAACACCGGCGACATTACGCCGGCAGTCACTCCGATAACGGGCGGTGGTTATCCCCAACTCCTTTCGAAGTCCGAATACGATGACCTGCTCGAGGAGCACTCTCCCGACGAAATCGCCGCTGAACACGATACGGTCCAGTCAGTGATCGATCGTCTCGAGGCCGCCGACGTCGACTACGACATCCGTGGCGCGGTCGGCGACCCCGGCGAGGCGTTTCTCGACCTCGCGGACGCGATCGACGCCAACCGGATCGTGGTCGGCGGACGCCACAGATCCCCCGCTGACAAGGCGATCTTCGGAAGCGTCGCGCAGACGCTGATACTGGATGCGTCCTGTCCCGTCACGTTCGTCCAGAACGACGACTGA
- a CDS encoding IS6 family transposase, producing MPKINRFSGCSDWITLSFVERERTPCQQMALGIRFHLAELSILNTVLKLEKFGVERSHKVVHDWVQKADLQPVTDANPNHVTFDETVIRIDGRQYWLYAEADPETNKIHHTRLFSTTTTVLTERFLRESIEKHDVENAVFLVDGTQHLQSELRRRGLRFRYEKQENWDAIERIFREIKRCTSLFSNCFSHVKPSTAESWLQSFAV from the coding sequence ATGCCAAAAATCAACCGCTTCAGCGGGTGTAGCGACTGGATAACTTTGAGTTTTGTGGAGCGAGAGCGGACACCGTGTCAGCAGATGGCGCTCGGTATTCGATTCCATCTTGCTGAATTGTCGATTTTGAATACCGTTCTGAAACTCGAGAAGTTCGGCGTCGAGCGATCGCACAAGGTTGTTCACGATTGGGTACAGAAAGCCGATCTACAGCCAGTAACTGATGCGAATCCGAATCACGTTACGTTTGACGAAACTGTGATTCGGATCGACGGTCGCCAGTATTGGCTGTACGCTGAAGCCGATCCTGAAACGAACAAGATACACCATACACGGCTGTTTTCAACGACTACAACTGTATTGACTGAACGCTTCCTGCGAGAATCAATCGAAAAACATGACGTCGAAAACGCTGTGTTTCTCGTCGATGGTACACAGCATCTCCAGTCAGAACTCCGTCGACGCGGACTCCGATTTCGATACGAAAAACAGGAAAATTGGGACGCAATCGAACGTATCTTTCGAGAGATAAAACGATGTACCTCTTTGTTCTCAAACTGTTTCAGCCACGTCAAACCATCAACCGCAGAATCGTGGCTCCAATCCTTCGCCGTCTGA
- a CDS encoding bile acid:sodium symporter family protein: MGAATAGAVVDVGTAIFVLSTMLAMGLSLSVDQLLTAIDEPRLVSKSLVVNLAVVPIVAYVLVRAISVAPGYAVGILLIAVSPGAPFGPKFAELSNSNLAFANGLMAVLGVVSVVTIPATLALLLPGAVAVDPLSIGRLVFGIQLVPLVVGLGLESRYSSVADRLYPPVQRLSDASFVFLLVLLLLVYAGDMLTLLGTGTLFVSSVVVAASLLLGYVLGGPARDGREVLATTTAARNAAIALFIAMTSFSDPDVLTTVIAFSFVGVVGSALIAIIWGRRTSE, encoded by the coding sequence ATGGGAGCAGCCACAGCCGGTGCGGTCGTCGATGTCGGGACTGCGATCTTCGTCCTGTCGACGATGCTCGCGATGGGACTGAGCCTGTCCGTCGATCAGCTACTGACGGCGATCGACGAGCCGCGACTCGTGAGCAAGTCCCTCGTCGTGAATCTCGCAGTCGTTCCGATCGTCGCGTACGTACTCGTCCGTGCGATTTCAGTAGCGCCGGGCTACGCCGTCGGTATTCTGTTGATCGCCGTGTCACCCGGCGCGCCCTTCGGCCCGAAATTCGCCGAGCTATCGAACAGTAACCTCGCGTTCGCGAACGGGCTCATGGCCGTCCTCGGCGTCGTCTCGGTCGTGACTATTCCGGCGACCCTCGCGCTGCTGTTGCCCGGGGCCGTCGCCGTGGATCCGCTCTCGATTGGCCGGCTGGTGTTCGGTATCCAGCTCGTCCCGCTGGTCGTCGGCCTCGGCCTCGAGTCCCGGTATTCGTCCGTCGCCGACCGGCTGTATCCGCCGGTCCAGCGACTCTCGGACGCCTCGTTCGTCTTCCTGCTCGTGCTCCTGTTGCTCGTCTACGCCGGCGACATGCTCACGCTACTCGGCACGGGGACGCTGTTCGTCTCGAGCGTCGTCGTCGCTGCGTCGCTGCTGCTCGGTTACGTCCTCGGCGGGCCGGCTCGAGACGGACGGGAGGTGCTGGCGACGACGACCGCCGCTCGAAACGCGGCGATCGCATTGTTCATCGCCATGACCAGTTTTTCCGATCCGGACGTGCTCACGACCGTCATCGCGTTTTCGTTCGTCGGCGTCGTCGGCTCGGCGCTGATCGCCATCATCTGGGGACGACGCACTTCCGAATGA
- a CDS encoding NAD-dependent epimerase/dehydratase family protein, producing MNVLVTGAYGRCGTAIIDHLDEDYNITYLNRSDRPADHPYGDYDTYVADVSDYDSIRPAFDGQDAVIHLAAYPYVDGNWTDVFEPNILGVYNALEAARDAGVETFVFGSTNHVMGQYEAKHAPEIYQPEHGITISPTDPVRPDSYYGTTKAFGETLGRQYVETEEFEYPSRFYALRICTVNSKQYDHPYGDAEFGVHNGDWERGSEAYERAVGRMKAMWQSRRDFAHQVKCCLLDNSVEFGVFYGVSDNDRRWFSIRNARERIGYDPVDNAEEWDEPPELKPA from the coding sequence ATGAACGTGCTTGTTACCGGTGCGTACGGCCGGTGTGGTACCGCAATAATCGATCACTTGGACGAGGACTACAACATCACTTACCTGAACCGGTCGGATCGTCCGGCCGATCATCCGTACGGCGACTACGACACCTACGTCGCCGACGTGAGCGACTACGATTCGATCCGTCCCGCGTTCGATGGACAAGACGCGGTCATCCACCTCGCCGCGTATCCGTACGTTGACGGAAACTGGACCGACGTGTTCGAGCCGAATATACTCGGCGTGTACAACGCTCTCGAGGCGGCGCGCGACGCTGGCGTTGAGACGTTCGTATTCGGTTCGACGAACCACGTGATGGGCCAGTACGAGGCAAAGCACGCGCCTGAAATCTACCAGCCGGAGCACGGAATCACGATCTCTCCCACTGACCCGGTTCGACCCGATTCCTACTACGGTACGACCAAGGCCTTCGGTGAAACCCTCGGCCGCCAGTACGTGGAAACTGAGGAGTTCGAGTATCCGAGCCGATTCTACGCGCTTCGTATCTGTACCGTCAATTCCAAGCAGTACGATCATCCGTACGGCGATGCGGAGTTCGGCGTTCACAACGGCGATTGGGAGCGCGGGAGCGAGGCGTACGAGCGAGCCGTCGGCCGGATGAAAGCGATGTGGCAGTCCCGTCGTGACTTCGCGCATCAAGTGAAGTGCTGTCTTCTGGATAACTCCGTCGAGTTCGGCGTCTTCTACGGTGTCAGCGATAACGACCGGCGGTGGTTTTCGATCCGTAATGCTCGCGAACGGATCGGCTACGACCCGGTGGACAACGCGGAAGAGTGGGACGAACCGCCGGAACTGAAACCAGCGTGA
- a CDS encoding dihydrodipicolinate synthase family protein, protein MSLATAEVKERLRGVAVGILTPFDQDGEIEHWKIEENAQSLYDEGIRTFLAAANISEYHSLADQERIDVTEAAVTSLPSDACVLAGVGGSTNQAQDLIRAYDQIGVDAMMVMPPDHTYLHEQGLLEYYRSLADATETPLVPYVRGFDPSVEYLAQLTKLDGVVGIKYALTDSVKLGAGISAGADDVVWVNGLAEPYAVSYWAEGVEGFSAGVSNFRPEIGLELYDALANENWSRARELRDVSLPYQSFREKTGQNNTIAGGVSVPAVKKGLELAGLYGGDVREPIRSLTPQEEKRAEELYDQLNDKLEQLLSNDTVEKA, encoded by the coding sequence ATGTCATTAGCGACTGCAGAAGTCAAGGAGCGGCTACGAGGAGTCGCCGTCGGTATCCTCACGCCGTTCGATCAGGACGGCGAAATAGAGCACTGGAAGATCGAAGAGAACGCACAGTCACTCTACGACGAGGGTATCAGAACGTTCCTCGCAGCTGCGAACATCAGCGAATACCACTCGTTGGCCGATCAAGAACGGATCGACGTCACCGAGGCGGCCGTAACCTCGCTTCCGTCGGACGCGTGTGTCCTCGCCGGCGTCGGCGGGAGCACGAACCAGGCACAGGACTTGATTCGGGCGTACGATCAAATCGGCGTCGACGCGATGATGGTGATGCCGCCCGACCACACGTATCTCCACGAGCAGGGATTACTGGAGTACTACCGGTCGCTGGCTGACGCAACGGAAACCCCGCTCGTCCCGTACGTTCGCGGCTTCGATCCGTCCGTCGAGTACCTCGCGCAACTGACGAAACTGGACGGCGTCGTCGGGATCAAATACGCGCTGACGGATTCGGTGAAACTCGGGGCCGGAATCAGCGCCGGTGCGGACGACGTCGTCTGGGTGAACGGCCTGGCAGAACCGTACGCAGTTTCGTACTGGGCCGAAGGCGTCGAGGGCTTCTCGGCGGGCGTCAGCAACTTCCGCCCGGAGATCGGTCTCGAACTGTACGATGCGCTGGCGAACGAAAACTGGAGCCGCGCCCGCGAACTGCGCGATGTCAGTCTCCCGTATCAGAGCTTCCGAGAGAAAACCGGACAGAACAACACGATCGCCGGTGGTGTAAGCGTCCCAGCCGTCAAGAAGGGGCTCGAACTTGCCGGCCTATACGGCGGTGATGTCCGGGAACCGATCCGCTCGCTGACGCCGCAAGAGGAGAAGCGCGCCGAAGAACTGTACGATCAACTGAACGACAAACTCGAACAGCTACTCTCCAATGACACCGTTGAAAAAGCTTAA
- a CDS encoding MFS transporter: protein MSTDYSESIRWPMLITLVLIGFIPAFSGALINPTIPAIQETFSHEPYSETLAQLVSSMSAWIVIVVAPLTGYVLDKYARKPILIGAVIVYGAGTSIAFFLDSIYLILATRVLDGIAVGALMVTVPTLIADYYSGGRRESIMGYYSAVTAAGGAIAAVMGGYIAGTLGWRYIFLVFAGALLFVPPILRFLPEPDVEESARDDGVGRLEAIKKLLRESPVKLVAGIYAIVLVGMLVNNLVMIEVPYYLQSSLTVTDSQTGLVISGVMIGSFVSASMYGRIKQRMRHVTVMALGFVIAAMGFLLFTAADTLPVVIAGVIVSGATGFGIIQPTANDWVASVVPGEVRGRALSGVTMMMYGGFALSPFAPIPLVDAFGRRGMLQTAGYVMLIVGGALLTVWFVSRSTVDSTAKVSSSDD from the coding sequence ATGTCGACGGACTACTCGGAGTCTATCCGCTGGCCGATGTTGATAACGCTGGTGCTGATCGGCTTTATCCCGGCTTTCTCGGGGGCACTGATCAACCCGACCATCCCGGCGATCCAGGAGACATTCTCGCACGAGCCGTACTCGGAGACGTTGGCACAGCTCGTCAGTTCGATGTCGGCCTGGATCGTGATCGTCGTCGCACCCCTCACGGGATACGTGCTGGACAAGTACGCGCGCAAGCCGATCCTGATCGGGGCGGTCATCGTCTACGGGGCCGGGACGAGCATCGCGTTCTTCCTCGACTCGATCTACCTGATCCTGGCGACCCGCGTGCTCGACGGCATCGCCGTCGGCGCGCTCATGGTGACGGTGCCGACGCTCATCGCGGACTACTACTCGGGCGGCCGCCGCGAGTCCATCATGGGCTACTACAGCGCCGTGACGGCCGCCGGCGGCGCCATCGCCGCGGTCATGGGCGGCTACATCGCGGGGACCCTCGGTTGGCGGTACATCTTCCTCGTCTTCGCGGGGGCGCTCCTGTTCGTCCCGCCGATCCTCCGGTTCCTGCCGGAACCCGACGTGGAGGAGTCGGCTAGGGACGACGGCGTCGGCCGCCTCGAGGCGATCAAGAAACTCCTGCGTGAGTCGCCCGTAAAGCTGGTCGCCGGCATCTACGCCATCGTGTTGGTGGGAATGCTGGTGAACAACCTCGTCATGATCGAGGTGCCGTACTATCTCCAGAGCTCCCTCACCGTGACCGATTCGCAGACCGGCCTCGTGATCTCGGGTGTGATGATCGGCAGCTTCGTCTCCGCCTCGATGTACGGTCGGATCAAACAGCGCATGCGTCACGTCACGGTGATGGCGCTCGGTTTCGTCATCGCAGCGATGGGATTCCTCCTGTTTACCGCCGCTGATACCCTCCCGGTCGTGATCGCCGGCGTCATCGTCAGCGGGGCGACGGGATTCGGCATCATCCAGCCCACGGCGAACGATTGGGTCGCGTCGGTCGTCCCGGGAGAGGTCCGCGGTCGCGCCCTCAGCGGCGTGACGATGATGATGTACGGTGGGTTCGCGCTCTCGCCGTTCGCCCCGATACCGCTGGTCGACGCGTTCGGTCGTAGGGGGATGCTGCAGACCGCCGGCTACGTCATGCTCATCGTCGGGGGCGCCCTCCTAACGGTCTGGTTCGTCAGTCGATCTACCGTCGACTCGACAGCGAAGGTGTCATCCTCTGACGACTGA